In the genome of Sulfuricella sp., one region contains:
- a CDS encoding type IV toxin-antitoxin system AbiEi family antitoxin — translation MVTLDRYLDEQLSRGRAYFSREEGLQALGLSPEAFSAAATRLTKRRRLTSPRRGFYLILRPEDQTAGAPDPVRWIDPLMKYLGIDYRISLLRAAAFHGSSHQAAMVFQVIAPRQLRDFDIGRHRLQFVYQAPAAFTATNQPDWLGQIKSEAGFAKIAGVELTLLDAARYFHKAAGTNGVAQIVKDLGAKADPRKLAKAAAHYENTSVRRLGYLLDHANHLRQASALEHFAHQAKSMKPLDPSVKPLLESLASLHPKDLKWKLVINESVEIDF, via the coding sequence ATGGTTACTCTTGACCGATACCTGGATGAACAACTCTCCCGCGGCCGGGCGTATTTCAGCCGGGAAGAAGGGTTGCAGGCGCTCGGCCTAAGCCCTGAAGCCTTTTCGGCAGCCGCCACCCGGCTGACCAAAAGGCGCCGACTCACCAGCCCCCGGCGAGGCTTCTACCTGATCCTTCGGCCGGAGGATCAGACTGCTGGCGCGCCCGATCCGGTGCGCTGGATCGATCCGTTGATGAAGTACTTGGGGATCGACTATCGAATCTCGTTGCTGCGGGCCGCTGCCTTTCATGGTTCTTCGCACCAGGCGGCGATGGTTTTTCAGGTGATCGCGCCCCGGCAGCTTCGAGATTTCGACATCGGCCGTCACCGCCTCCAGTTTGTCTATCAGGCCCCGGCCGCGTTCACCGCAACCAACCAGCCGGACTGGCTCGGGCAGATCAAGAGCGAAGCCGGCTTCGCCAAAATTGCCGGCGTGGAGCTGACCCTACTCGACGCCGCACGCTACTTCCACAAGGCCGCAGGCACCAACGGCGTGGCACAGATTGTGAAAGACCTCGGGGCAAAGGCCGACCCGCGCAAACTGGCAAAGGCCGCTGCACACTACGAAAACACCTCGGTGCGTCGCCTCGGTTATCTGCTCGACCACGCCAATCATCTCCGTCAGGCCAGCGCCCTAGAGCACTTCGCACACCAAGCCAAATCCATGAAGCCTCTCGACCCTTCCGTCAAACCGCTATTGGAATCACTGGCCTCGCTCCACCCAAAAGACCTCAAGTGGAAGCTGGTTATCAATGAATCCGTGGAGATCGACTTTTGA
- a CDS encoding site-specific integrase: protein MANFRKRGELQWQARVRRKGYPDQVKTLNTRAEAEEWARAIEHQIGRGAFVSRAEAEATSLHEALERYEREVTVHKNGEEAEKSVLRIWKGTELALRTMSVIRSADIAKLRDDWLKTLKPATVLRRLQVLSHVFNIARKEWGMESLTNPLELVRKPQPNNARTRRILTAECAGIEANGETLVEPDDGAGQNFSRSTPDDELARVIASTGSIILPSIIQLAVETAMRRGEIVSLRWEHIDLKDRVAHLPKTKNGESRDVPLSSKAVLALAALKPKDGAEDDADNDSRVFKIRSDAVTRAFERAVERARRGYEDECQKARVRPDSKYLTDLRFHDLRHEATSRLAGIFPMHELTKITGHKDPRMLMRYYHPRAKDLAKRLA from the coding sequence ATGGCCAACTTCCGAAAGCGTGGCGAACTGCAATGGCAGGCGCGGGTTCGTCGCAAGGGTTATCCCGATCAGGTCAAGACCCTCAATACGCGCGCCGAGGCCGAAGAATGGGCCAGGGCGATTGAACATCAGATCGGCCGGGGCGCCTTTGTCAGCCGGGCTGAGGCCGAAGCCACGTCGCTGCATGAGGCATTGGAGCGATACGAGCGCGAGGTGACGGTACACAAAAATGGCGAGGAAGCCGAAAAGTCTGTGCTGCGCATCTGGAAGGGTACAGAGCTCGCTTTGCGAACCATGTCAGTGATCCGTAGCGCTGATATCGCCAAGTTACGCGACGACTGGCTGAAGACCTTGAAGCCCGCTACGGTGCTGCGGCGACTGCAAGTGCTTTCGCACGTTTTCAACATCGCCCGCAAGGAATGGGGCATGGAGAGCCTGACGAATCCGCTTGAGCTTGTTCGCAAGCCGCAACCCAACAACGCGCGCACCCGGCGCATCCTGACCGCCGAGTGTGCTGGTATCGAGGCGAACGGCGAAACGCTTGTCGAGCCCGATGACGGTGCCGGCCAGAACTTCAGCCGCAGTACGCCGGATGACGAGCTGGCGCGGGTCATTGCGTCTACAGGTTCCATTATCTTGCCCTCTATCATCCAATTGGCTGTGGAAACAGCGATGCGGCGGGGTGAAATCGTGAGCCTGCGTTGGGAGCACATCGACCTGAAGGATCGGGTGGCACACCTGCCAAAGACCAAGAATGGCGAGTCGCGTGACGTGCCTCTATCCTCGAAAGCCGTGTTGGCCCTCGCAGCACTGAAGCCGAAGGACGGGGCCGAAGATGACGCTGACAATGACAGCCGTGTGTTCAAGATACGGAGCGACGCGGTGACACGCGCTTTCGAGCGCGCCGTGGAACGCGCCAGGAGAGGTTACGAAGACGAATGCCAGAAAGCGAGAGTGCGGCCAGACTCCAAGTACCTGACTGATTTACGCTTCCACGATCTCAGGCACGAGGCGACTTCGCGTTTGGCAGGCATCTTCCCCATGCACGAGTTAACCAAGATTACCGGCCACAAAGACCCGCGCATGCTGATGCGCTACTACCATCCTCGGGCAAAGGACTTGGCCAAGCGACTGGCCTAG
- the metH gene encoding methionine synthase → MNRSARTALLRQQLQQRILILDGAMGTMIQRYKLGEDEYRGTHAHGGCACHHQFAGHEGDLKGNNDLLVLTQPHIIREIHAAYLEAGADILETNTFNATSVAMADYHMEHLVYDINVAAARLAREVADEFEARNPAKPRFVAGVIGPTSRTATISPDVNDPGFRNVTFDQLVTAYTESIQGLLDGGADILLVETIFDTLNAKAALFAIKKYFDDHQVEVPVMISGTITDESGRTLTGQTAEAFLNSMRHADPISIGFNCALGADKLRQYVEELANKADTYVSAHPNAGLPNPLSESGYDETPEQLAAEIRRWGEDGLLNIVGGCCGTSPAHIKAVAEAMEGLPPRKIPALEKTCRLSGLEPLNIGKDSLFVNVGERANVTGSAKFKRLVLEGKYDEALEIAKQQVETGAQIIDINMDEAMLDGEAAMVRFLNLIASEPDIARVPVMIDSSKWSIIEAGLKCVQGKSVINSISMKEGIPEFIERAKLARRYGAAVVVMAFDEQGQADTQARKQEICARSYKILTEQVGFPPEDIIFDPNIFAVATGIEEHNNYAVDFINATRWIKHNLPYAKISGGVSNVSFSFRGNEPVREAIHTAFLYHAIQAGMDMGIVNAGQLGVYAEIPKDLLERVEDVLLNRRPDATERLVEFAESFKGQSKEQVEDLSWREAPVGERLTHALVRGITTYIVEDTEAARLEAVRPIHVIEGPLMNGMNVVGDLFGAGKMFLPQVVKSARVMKQAVAHLIPYIEEEKRLSGEAAQAKGKIIMATVKGDVHDIGKNIVGVVLQCNNYDVVDLGVMVPAAKILQAAIDEKADIIGLSGLITPSLEEMAHVAKEMQRMGMSIPLLIGGATTSLAHTAVKIEPNYSGPVVYVKDASRGVGVCTSLLSPELRDAYISNLKADYVAVRERHHERQTSARLASLEVARANGFKTDWAAYAPPVPAMLGLKSFSDYPLAGIAARIDWTPFFQAWELHGRYPRILEDEVVGVEAKKLFADAQAMLKKIIAEKWLAANAVIGLFPANRVGDDIEIYSDESRSQIAMTYHALRQQSEKPAGKPNLCLADFIAPKDSGVKDYIGAFAVTAGIGIDARVIEFEKNHDDYSAIMLKALADRLAEAFAELLHERVRREFWGYAGDETLSNEDLIEEKYRGIRPAPGYPACPEHSEKGPLFELLQAPANAGITLTESFAMLPTAAVSGLYFAHPESTYFAVAKIDRDQVEDYARRKGWDLQTAEKWLAPNLAYAPNQ, encoded by the coding sequence TTGCCGGCCACGAGGGCGATCTCAAGGGCAACAACGATCTGCTGGTGCTGACCCAGCCGCACATCATCCGCGAAATCCACGCCGCCTACCTCGAAGCGGGCGCGGACATTCTCGAAACCAATACCTTCAATGCCACCTCGGTTGCCATGGCGGATTACCACATGGAACACCTGGTGTACGACATCAACGTGGCAGCGGCCAGGCTGGCGCGCGAGGTGGCGGATGAATTCGAGGCCAGGAACCCGGCCAAGCCGCGCTTCGTGGCCGGGGTGATCGGGCCGACCAGCCGTACCGCGACCATTTCTCCGGACGTGAACGACCCCGGCTTCCGCAATGTCACTTTCGACCAGCTGGTGACCGCTTACACCGAGTCCATCCAGGGCCTGCTCGACGGCGGCGCGGACATCCTGCTGGTGGAAACGATTTTCGACACGCTCAACGCCAAGGCCGCGCTGTTCGCCATCAAGAAGTATTTCGACGATCACCAGGTCGAAGTGCCGGTCATGATTTCCGGCACCATCACCGACGAATCCGGCCGCACCCTGACCGGCCAGACCGCCGAGGCTTTCCTCAATTCCATGCGCCACGCCGATCCGATTTCCATCGGTTTCAACTGCGCGCTCGGCGCGGACAAGCTGCGCCAGTATGTGGAAGAACTGGCCAACAAGGCCGACACCTATGTAAGCGCCCACCCTAACGCCGGGCTGCCAAATCCCTTGTCCGAATCCGGCTACGACGAAACACCGGAGCAGCTGGCGGCGGAAATCCGGCGCTGGGGCGAGGACGGGCTGCTCAACATCGTGGGCGGCTGCTGCGGCACCTCGCCCGCCCATATCAAGGCGGTGGCCGAAGCCATGGAAGGCCTGCCGCCGCGCAAGATTCCGGCGCTCGAAAAAACCTGCCGCCTGTCCGGGCTGGAGCCGCTCAACATCGGCAAGGACTCGCTGTTCGTCAACGTCGGCGAGCGCGCCAACGTCACCGGTTCGGCCAAGTTCAAGCGCCTGGTGCTGGAAGGCAAGTACGACGAAGCGCTGGAAATCGCCAAGCAGCAGGTGGAAACCGGCGCCCAGATCATCGACATCAATATGGACGAGGCCATGCTCGACGGCGAAGCGGCGATGGTGCGCTTCCTCAACCTGATCGCCTCGGAGCCTGACATCGCGCGCGTGCCGGTGATGATCGACTCCTCCAAGTGGAGCATCATCGAGGCCGGGCTGAAATGCGTGCAGGGCAAGTCCGTGATCAACTCCATTTCGATGAAGGAAGGCATCCCAGAATTCATCGAACGCGCCAAACTCGCGCGCCGCTATGGCGCGGCGGTGGTGGTGATGGCCTTTGACGAACAGGGCCAGGCCGATACCCAGGCGCGCAAGCAGGAAATCTGCGCCCGCTCCTACAAGATCCTGACGGAACAGGTCGGTTTCCCGCCCGAGGACATTATTTTCGACCCAAATATCTTCGCCGTGGCGACCGGCATCGAGGAGCACAACAACTACGCGGTGGACTTCATCAACGCCACGCGCTGGATCAAGCACAACCTGCCCTACGCCAAGATCAGCGGCGGCGTGTCCAACGTGTCGTTCTCCTTCCGCGGCAACGAGCCGGTGCGCGAGGCGATCCACACCGCCTTCCTCTATCACGCCATCCAGGCCGGCATGGACATGGGCATCGTCAACGCCGGGCAGTTGGGCGTCTACGCGGAAATCCCCAAGGACTTGCTGGAGCGGGTCGAGGACGTGCTGCTCAACCGCCGCCCGGATGCCACCGAGCGCCTGGTGGAATTCGCCGAGTCCTTCAAGGGGCAGAGCAAGGAGCAGGTCGAAGATCTCTCCTGGCGCGAAGCGCCGGTGGGCGAACGCCTCACCCATGCGCTGGTGAGAGGCATCACCACTTACATCGTCGAGGACACTGAAGCCGCGCGTCTCGAAGCCGTGCGCCCGATCCACGTCATCGAAGGCCCGCTGATGAACGGCATGAACGTGGTCGGCGACCTGTTCGGCGCCGGCAAGATGTTCCTGCCGCAGGTGGTCAAATCCGCCCGTGTCATGAAGCAGGCGGTGGCCCACCTGATTCCCTATATTGAAGAGGAAAAGCGCCTGAGCGGCGAGGCCGCCCAGGCCAAGGGCAAGATCATCATGGCCACGGTCAAGGGCGACGTGCACGACATCGGCAAGAACATCGTCGGCGTGGTGCTGCAATGCAACAACTACGACGTGGTGGACCTGGGCGTGATGGTTCCGGCGGCAAAAATACTGCAGGCCGCCATCGACGAGAAGGCCGACATAATCGGCCTTTCCGGGCTGATCACCCCCTCGCTGGAAGAAATGGCCCACGTCGCCAAGGAAATGCAGCGCATGGGGATGAGCATCCCATTGCTGATCGGCGGCGCGACCACTTCGCTGGCCCATACCGCGGTCAAGATCGAGCCCAATTATTCCGGCCCGGTGGTGTACGTCAAGGACGCCTCGCGCGGCGTGGGCGTGTGCACCAGCCTGTTGAGCCCCGAGCTGCGCGACGCCTATATTTCAAATCTCAAGGCCGACTATGTCGCGGTGCGCGAACGCCACCACGAACGCCAGACCAGCGCCAGGCTTGCTTCACTCGAAGTGGCGCGCGCCAACGGGTTCAAGACCGACTGGGCAGCCTATGCGCCCCCCGTCCCGGCCATGCTCGGCTTGAAGTCTTTCAGCGATTACCCGCTCGCCGGAATCGCCGCGCGCATCGACTGGACGCCATTCTTCCAGGCCTGGGAACTGCACGGCCGCTACCCGCGCATCCTGGAAGATGAAGTGGTCGGGGTCGAAGCCAAAAAACTCTTCGCCGATGCGCAGGCCATGCTGAAGAAAATCATCGCCGAAAAATGGCTAGCCGCCAATGCCGTGATTGGTCTGTTTCCCGCCAACCGCGTGGGTGACGATATCGAAATTTACAGTGACGAATCGCGCAGTCAGATCGCCATGACCTACCACGCCCTGCGCCAGCAGAGCGAGAAGCCCGCCGGGAAGCCCAACCTGTGCCTGGCCGACTTCATCGCGCCCAAGGATTCCGGGGTGAAGGATTACATCGGCGCCTTCGCCGTCACCGCTGGCATCGGCATCGATGCACGCGTGATCGAGTTTGAAAAAAACCACGACGACTACAGCGCCATCATGCTCAAGGCGCTGGCCGACCGCCTTGCCGAGGCCTTCGCCGAACTGCTGCACGAGCGCGTGCGGCGCGAGTTCTGGGGCTATGCCGGGGACGAAACCCTGAGCAACGAGGATCTGATCGAGGAAAAATACCGCGGCATCCGCCCTGCACCAGGCTATCCGGCCTGCCCGGAGCACAGTGAAAAAGGCCCGCTATTCGAGCTGTTGCAAGCGCCCGCGAATGCCGGCATCACCCTGACCGAAAGCTTCGCCATGCTGCCCACCGCAGCGGTGAGCGGGTTGTATTTCGCGCACCCCGAATCCACCTATTTCGCCGTAGCCAAGATCGACCGGGACCAGGTGGAGGATTATGCGCGGCGCAAGGGCTGGGATCTGCAAACCGCCGAAAAATGGCTGGCACCGAATCTGGCCTATGCCCCAAATCAGTGA